A section of the Roseivirga sp. BDSF3-8 genome encodes:
- a CDS encoding DUF6503 family protein codes for MRIIRLLSVFVIVFVGCSEEKTQENVPPETSDKASEIVSRAIASHGGERYESSMISFTFRKRNYTARREGGIYTYTREFSDSTGNVLDKLDNQGFKRMVNGQEVSIGEEMADRYSQSVNSVWYFALLPYPLGDPAVNLAYKGKTKVEGKIYDRIQVSFDEQGGGEDYEDLFLYWFDSEDSSLDYMAYSYKTEGGGVRFRKAFNRRTIDGITFIDYHNFKPKKKSTPLIQLDSLYKAGELEKVSEIILEEVKVLPL; via the coding sequence ATGAGAATCATACGCTTATTATCTGTCTTCGTCATTGTGTTTGTCGGCTGCAGTGAGGAAAAAACACAAGAAAATGTCCCTCCAGAAACTTCCGATAAGGCTTCTGAGATTGTTTCCCGTGCCATAGCAAGTCACGGAGGTGAACGGTACGAGTCTTCGATGATTTCATTCACCTTTAGAAAAAGAAATTATACAGCCCGCCGGGAGGGAGGTATCTACACCTATACCAGAGAGTTTTCCGATAGCACAGGTAATGTCTTGGATAAGCTGGATAACCAAGGGTTTAAGCGTATGGTCAATGGCCAAGAAGTGAGTATTGGGGAAGAAATGGCAGACAGGTACTCTCAAAGTGTAAATTCTGTATGGTATTTTGCCTTGCTCCCTTACCCCTTGGGAGACCCTGCGGTAAATTTAGCTTACAAAGGTAAGACTAAGGTTGAAGGTAAAATATACGACAGGATTCAGGTTAGCTTCGATGAACAGGGCGGGGGAGAGGATTACGAAGACCTGTTCCTTTATTGGTTTGATTCAGAAGACTCCTCACTTGATTACATGGCTTATAGTTACAAAACAGAAGGGGGGGGAGTCCGCTTTAGAAAAGCTTTCAACAGGCGCACGATAGATGGTATTACTTTTATAGATTACCACAATTTCAAACCTAAGAAAAAAAGCACACCTCTTATACAGTTGGATAGCTTATACAAGGCCGGAGAGCTGGAGAAAGTATCAGAAATTATCCTTGAAGAGGTAAAGGTGTTACCTCTTTAA
- a CDS encoding type IX secretion system membrane protein PorP/SprF: MKKLACVILLVFLVQSAMAQSAYHLSQYWQVPYLYNPAATGADEMIDFRAGFRQQWSGFDQSPSSFFAGVNLMVDALGNSGGASGGGKFYTGGSSGSLLSGTHGLGVFARRSTMGPFSTTQGLVSYAYHLALDRKFSASLGVAAGISNNGIEQGDVIVREVNDPAYLALMENSGSMSFFDLNAGISVYSTEMYFGYAANQIVKSAISSPEGLEEPEFAIGHYISAGYRAEITPELELLPSTLVRIQTADDVLFDVNLKARWNQMLWGGVSYRHQDAISVMLGIFTKQNFNFGYSYDVVTGNVSDYTNGTHEVTVGYIINKGETRLPLFF, encoded by the coding sequence ATGAAAAAATTAGCGTGTGTAATTCTGCTGGTATTTCTGGTTCAGAGTGCTATGGCACAGTCTGCCTATCATCTTAGTCAGTATTGGCAGGTGCCTTACCTCTATAACCCGGCTGCAACAGGTGCGGATGAAATGATCGATTTTCGGGCTGGTTTCCGTCAGCAATGGAGTGGATTTGATCAGTCGCCATCCTCATTCTTTGCCGGTGTTAACCTTATGGTTGATGCCCTGGGAAATAGCGGAGGCGCTTCCGGAGGGGGGAAGTTTTACACCGGGGGCAGTAGCGGAAGCCTGTTATCAGGAACTCATGGGCTCGGAGTATTTGCGAGACGCAGCACCATGGGGCCCTTCAGTACTACCCAGGGACTTGTCTCATATGCCTATCACTTGGCGCTGGACCGTAAGTTTTCCGCTTCGCTTGGTGTGGCAGCCGGAATCAGCAATAATGGCATAGAGCAGGGAGATGTCATAGTCAGAGAAGTAAACGACCCTGCCTACCTTGCTCTTATGGAAAATAGTGGCAGCATGTCTTTTTTTGACCTCAATGCTGGAATATCAGTATATAGTACAGAGATGTACTTTGGGTATGCAGCTAATCAGATCGTTAAAAGCGCTATTTCATCGCCGGAAGGCCTGGAAGAGCCAGAGTTTGCTATAGGGCACTACATTTCTGCCGGATATCGCGCAGAAATAACCCCCGAACTCGAACTACTGCCTAGCACCCTGGTACGTATCCAGACCGCTGATGATGTGCTGTTTGACGTAAACCTTAAAGCCAGATGGAATCAAATGTTATGGGGAGGCGTGAGCTACCGCCATCAGGATGCTATAAGTGTAATGCTGGGTATTTTCACTAAGCAAAATTTTAATTTTGGGTACTCATACGATGTTGTTACCGGCAACGTCAGCGATTACACCAATGGTACTCATGAGGTCACAGTAGGTTACATTATCAATAAAGGAGAGACCAGGTTGCCGCTTTTCTTCTGA